One stretch of Thermococcus sp. M36 DNA includes these proteins:
- a CDS encoding HIT domain-containing protein, with the protein MKTLWAPWRIEYIRSPKHDGCIFCDFPKENRDRERLILYRGKHAFVIMNNYPYNPGHVMIAPYRHVGKWEDLTDEELLEIMKLSQLMIKALKRTMNPHGFNMGVNLGRVAGAGIDDHVHLHIVPRWNGDTNFMPVIADTKVIPESLEEAYDELKRAIDEIAKEEGFKVSKA; encoded by the coding sequence TTGAAGACCCTGTGGGCCCCGTGGAGAATCGAGTACATACGCTCACCGAAGCACGACGGCTGCATATTCTGCGACTTCCCGAAGGAGAACAGGGATAGGGAAAGGCTCATCCTCTACCGTGGGAAGCACGCTTTTGTCATCATGAACAACTACCCCTACAATCCCGGCCATGTCATGATTGCACCGTACAGGCACGTCGGAAAGTGGGAAGACCTCACCGACGAGGAACTCCTTGAGATCATGAAGCTCTCCCAGCTCATGATAAAGGCCCTCAAGAGGACGATGAACCCCCACGGCTTCAACATGGGCGTGAACCTCGGCAGGGTCGCCGGCGCTGGAATAGACGACCACGTTCACCTTCACATAGTCCCGCGCTGGAACGGGGACACGAACTTCATGCCGGTTATAGCGGACACCAAGGTCATCCCAGAATCGCTGGAGGAAGCTTACGACGAGCTGAAAAGGGCGATAGATGAGATCGCAAAAGAAGAAGGATTTAAGGTTTCTAAGGCCTAG
- a CDS encoding 2,3-bisphosphoglycerate-independent phosphoglycerate mutase, with protein sequence MKQRKGLLIILDGLGDRPIEEFGGKTPLEYANTPNMDRLAKMGILGQQDPIKPGQPAGSDTAHLSIFGYDPYKVYRGRGYLEAMGVGLDLSEDDLAFRVNFATIENGIITDRRAGRISTEEAHELAKAIQENVKIPVEFIFAGATGHRAVLVLKGMAAGYKVGENDPHEAGKPPHRFEWEDEESRKVAEILEEFVKQAHEVLEKHPVNEKRKREGKPVANYLLIRGAGTYPGIPMKFTEQWKVKAGAVIAVSLVKGVARAIGFDVYTPEGATGEYNTDEMAKARKVVELLKEYDFVFLHFKPTDAAGHDNNPRLKAEMIEKADRMIGYIVDNINLEDVVIAITGDHSTPCEVMNHSGDPVPVLIAGGGVRADYTESFGERECMRGGLGRIKGHDIVHIMMDLMNRSEKFGA encoded by the coding sequence ATGAAGCAGAGGAAGGGACTTCTGATAATCCTTGACGGCCTCGGCGACAGGCCCATAGAGGAGTTCGGCGGTAAGACCCCACTCGAGTACGCTAACACCCCGAACATGGACAGGCTCGCCAAGATGGGAATCCTTGGCCAGCAGGACCCGATAAAGCCGGGCCAGCCAGCGGGCAGCGACACAGCTCATCTCAGCATATTCGGCTACGACCCATACAAGGTCTACCGCGGGAGGGGCTACCTTGAGGCAATGGGTGTTGGCCTCGACCTGAGCGAGGACGACTTGGCTTTCCGCGTCAACTTCGCGACCATAGAGAACGGAATCATAACCGACAGGCGCGCCGGCAGGATAAGCACGGAAGAAGCCCACGAGCTGGCGAAGGCCATCCAGGAGAACGTCAAGATTCCGGTCGAGTTCATCTTTGCCGGAGCCACGGGGCACAGGGCTGTCTTAGTCCTCAAGGGCATGGCCGCCGGTTATAAGGTCGGCGAGAACGACCCGCACGAGGCCGGGAAGCCGCCGCACAGGTTTGAGTGGGAAGATGAGGAGAGCAGGAAGGTCGCCGAAATCCTTGAGGAGTTCGTGAAGCAGGCCCACGAGGTTCTTGAGAAGCACCCGGTGAACGAGAAGAGGAAGAGAGAGGGCAAGCCCGTTGCCAACTACCTCCTCATCCGCGGCGCCGGAACCTACCCCGGCATACCGATGAAGTTCACGGAGCAGTGGAAGGTCAAGGCAGGGGCGGTCATAGCAGTCTCGCTCGTCAAGGGCGTCGCCAGGGCGATAGGCTTCGACGTCTACACGCCCGAGGGAGCCACCGGGGAGTACAACACCGACGAGATGGCAAAGGCGAGGAAGGTTGTGGAGCTCCTCAAGGAGTACGACTTCGTGTTCCTGCACTTCAAGCCGACTGACGCTGCCGGCCACGACAACAATCCGAGACTCAAGGCCGAGATGATAGAGAAGGCCGACAGGATGATAGGCTACATAGTCGACAACATCAACCTGGAGGACGTTGTTATAGCCATAACCGGCGACCACAGCACGCCCTGCGAGGTCATGAACCACAGCGGCGACCCCGTTCCGGTTCTCATCGCAGGGGGAGGCGTCAGGGCGGATTACACTGAGAGCTTCGGCGAGCGCGAGTGCATGCGCGGCGGCCTCGGCAGGATAAAGGGTCACGACATCGTGCACATAATGATGGATCTCATGAACAGGAGCGAGAAGTTCGGGGCTTAA
- the thyX gene encoding FAD-dependent thymidylate synthase, whose amino-acid sequence MVDGIRVTLVNYTKKPLETVTWAALISYWDGWETEAFERMGEKDVEMHLPRVLGYGHESILEHATLTFAIEGCSRVCSHQLVRHRLASYTQQSQRYIKLNPNNVEETFMIPEGVKARPELYEKWKRLMKEAIELYEESYTKGVHQEDARFILPQAVRTKIVVTMNLRELKHFFGLRACERAQWEIREVAWKMLEEIAKNEELRPIIRWAKLGPRCVQLGYCPEGELMPQGCWKRTREKWKSLTGSKPTV is encoded by the coding sequence GTGGTGGATGGAATAAGGGTCACGCTTGTCAATTATACAAAAAAACCCTTAGAAACTGTCACATGGGCAGCCCTTATAAGCTACTGGGACGGATGGGAAACGGAAGCTTTTGAGAGGATGGGTGAGAAGGATGTTGAGATGCACCTCCCAAGGGTTTTAGGTTATGGCCACGAGTCTATTCTGGAGCACGCGACGCTCACCTTTGCGATTGAGGGATGTTCTCGCGTTTGTTCGCATCAACTTGTAAGACATAGACTTGCAAGTTATACCCAACAGTCACAACGTTATATAAAATTGAACCCAAATAACGTTGAAGAGACCTTCATGATTCCGGAGGGCGTGAAGGCAAGGCCTGAGCTCTACGAGAAATGGAAGCGCCTCATGAAGGAGGCGATTGAACTCTACGAGGAAAGCTACACCAAAGGAGTCCACCAGGAGGACGCTCGCTTCATCCTCCCACAGGCCGTAAGGACAAAGATAGTTGTAACAATGAACCTCCGCGAGCTCAAGCACTTCTTCGGCCTGAGGGCCTGCGAGCGGGCCCAGTGGGAGATAAGGGAAGTCGCTTGGAAGATGCTGGAAGAGATCGCCAAGAACGAAGAGCTGAGGCCGATAATCAGGTGGGCCAAGCTCGGGCCGAGGTGCGTTCAGCTCGGCTACTGCCCCGAGGGGGAACTGATGCCGCAGGGATGCTGGAAAAGGACAAGGGAGAAGTGGAAATCTCTTACTGGTTCCAAACCAACGGTTTAA